The DNA window CCTGCCCTCCAGCCCCTCCCCCATTTAACTTTGAACACTTCCCAGTTCCTTTTCAAGACTCTGCTTTcctagattttctgttcataatttctttaaagttacctccattttaacttTAAGCCCATCCTTCTCCTGTTAGTAGTTTTACcgcctgattttctcacatttgtggtggtcttcttcttcttcttcttctgcgttcatgggcttgaaactcccacgtacactcgtgttttttgcaccagtgtaattctacgtgtatgaccgttttttaccccgccatttaggcagccatacgccgtttttgaaggaagcatgctgagtattttcgtgtttctataacccaccgaactctgacatggattacaggatctttttcgtgcgcacttggtcttgtgcttgcgtgtacacacgggggtgttcggacaccgaggagagtctgcacacaaagttgactttgagaaataaatctctcgccgaacgtggggacgaactcacgctgacagcggccaactggatacaaatccagcgcgctaccgactgagctacatccccgcccgcggtggtcttaaaatgagggttTTACTGTAGTAAGGAAACCTTGTCATTTCCAGACATGCTGTCATTGTGATTCTTGCCTCTTTTACTGACTCCCCTACTTTACACCACAgtagaaaccccccccccccctcccccctttaagacttccccctttttaagaccttgattctttacgattttctgttcatagcctctgtaaatttacccctattttaagattcccttctttttaagacctgattttctcacattttttgaggtcttaaattAAGTTAAAAGGGTGGTTTCACTGTACAGTGGTTTGGCTATGATATGAAGTTAAAAGGGTGGTTTCACTGTACAGTGGTTTGGCTATGATATGAAGTTAAAAGGGTGGTTTTACTGTACAGTGGTTTGGCTATGATATGAAGTAGATGTGAGCAGCGTTTATGTGATGATTGACATGGTGTTGCAGAGCGCTGACAGCTCAGTTTCCACAAGAACGGCCCATCATCACCGTGTCACCGGCCGTCACACACCCATGGGTCGATCCGGCCCCACAGATGCGGGTCACTGGCTGTCCAAGTATTAACAATGTGAGTTGCAATTATGTTCTCCATTGTCAAACTGCTTGCTGATTGCATAGATCAATGTAGGAAATCAGTTTTGAAGATTTGTGCGTGTTAATTACTGTGCATTAGTATATAATGCATGCATATTATGTGCCATTATCGTCAAATATATATAATTCTGTGTCCACGTGTGAGTGTTGTTATCTTAGTATGTATGAGTGCTAGCACTGTATATAAGGTCTGTATTacagggtggggggtggggttagtttatcaatcaatcaatatgaggcttatatcgcgcgtattccgtgggtacagttctacgcgcagggatttatttttttatttttatttttatgcaatttatatcgcgcacatattcaaggcgcagggatttatttatgccgtgtgagatggaatttttttacacaatacgtcacgcattcacatcggccagcagatcgcagccatttcggcgcatatcctacttttcacggcctattattccaagtcacacgggtattttggtggacatttttatctatgcctatacaattttgccaggaaagacccttttgtcaatcgtgggatctttaacgtgcacaccccaatgtagtgtacacgaagggacctcggtttttcgtctcatccgaaagactattTTAGTTTAAACTTTAAGCCGGGGTTTCACTCATTCCAGAATTGTGCATAAATATTACACTTTTTCAACTGCTctgatattatttttttttttttatcatttttttgtgCTGTATCTGGTTGATTGTGCAATACATATTTGATAACTACCGTAAAGGGTATCACATTCTGTCTGAAGTTCTTTGGCTCTGgtgcaattttttttatcaagttgTATAATATTATTAATGTCAGTATGAATAGGACCACCTGTGTTACTGTGTATGAATAGGACCTAACAGTGTAGTGGTGTTCTGTACAACAGTGTGTATAAAGCAGAGCCGTCACACATACATAGTATTAGCACACACATAGATCCTTGGCATCTCATATGACCCGTTTAAACAAGGTACCACTCAGTAGTgcagtgagtgtgtgcatgtcaaTTAGTGAGGGACAACCATTTCATACCGATGATGATTGTTGAATGTGACCTTGTTATGAAGCATGCTGCATGTGCCGTTTATGTGTGCAGTTCTCCATGCACAGTGACCTGGGGCAGGCCGTGCAGAGCATTCTGGACGAGTTCAAGAAAAATCCGCCTGTGCCTCTCATGCCGTTGTCAGTAGTTCTCTGTGTCtgcacacatattcacacacacacacatattcacacacacacacatattcacacacacacacttgttcacatgcgcacacatgttcacacacaaacataccaacgcacacacacgcaaacaaacacacacaaacaaacacgcagtTTACATGAACATTCTCAAAAACACTTGTTCTATAATGTAACAGTTTGAATCCAACCATGTTCAAcaatatttatttaaaaaaatgctAAAGAATAACTTTGTATACATTGTGAAAAGTTTGGCATTGTGACAGTTTGAATCGCAGCATAATTAACAGTACTTGCTGCAAAGTGCTGAAGGAAGAATAACTTTGCATATATTATGAATAGTTTATCATTGTGACAGGGTGAATCTCTATACATAAAACACTTCTCACTTCAGTGCTGCAGCACCGTCCTATCCACTGGGCCCCCCGCCAGGCTACTCGCCTCCAAGCTACGTTAATCCTGGATCTGAACTCTACCCTTTCGGTTTGAGCAACGCTCCGCCTGTCCCACCACGCCAACAGTCAGCGTCTCTGCCCAACGGTAGTGCTGAGGTATGCTGAATGAttgggccaaaaaaaaaaaaggtctgtttacggtaacataggccaaaaaaatagggtcggtaggtcaggatttttttttctatttttttttttctattttttttttcccccaaatgccaaaaaaaagtctagggtcgcgtgaaaaaaatagggtcggtcgggttaccgtaaacagactatttttttttgtggccttgtGTGTATACCcatggttgtctgtctgtctgttcctctGTCTGTCCATGTGTTTGACTGACTGCTGTTAGGATTGGAACCCATTCAGCAACGGAGCTTATGGTTTGGGAGTATTATATTCAAAagaacaagaatggtaggttatctgaacgtttaatttatgacaaaacaaaacgttacatttactgttgttcgacccagcggtctgttacgtggacagacagacaaacatttaTAATACAGATCATGAACACACTGAGTTGATTCTTACTATTTTATTCACAGTCACTCCAAGTTGAGAAATGATGCTTTTCTACATCGATCTTGTTTGTACACATCTTAAAAGTTGTAAAGGTGACCCTCCCTCCCatcccctcccaccccctccctcccatccCCTCCCTCCCAAACCctctattttattttttctttattgaCAATTAACTGTGATACTTAGTCACAGAACTCCAAATTATGTCtgccattttttcttttctttgtctgGTGCCAGCAAGTTGGTTCTTTTAGCACAAAGTAATGACTGAGGGACAATTTATATGCCCTGTAAGCTGTTATGAAGTTACAGTGTATGAATATGTTGTACTAGAGAACAAAGCGCCATGATGCATTATGGTTTTGCAGGGGGCATTAGACAATGGCTTTCCTGACTTCACCATGCCAAACGTCATGAAGTCGTTTCCACAACTGAAAGAGAAAAAGTGAGTATGCATGacagtgtgtttttgtgtgtgtgtgtttttaattttttgattTTAGATTATTTTGTAAATCAGTAAGCTCCTTCAAcactgtttctctgtttctaaatctatctctctctctttctctctctccctctctctctccctctctctctctctctctctctctctctctccctccctccctccctccctaccaCTCTCTCTGATGatggtgatgttgttgttgcaggCTAATGGAGCTACAGGAGCTGATAGAGAACGAGGACCAGCTGTTAGAGATGGTGCAGGGTTTGCCAGAACTCAAGTCCTTCGCTGAGAAACGAGAAGCACTCTCTGAGAAATGTGTCTTTCTTGCCCGTGAGTTActtgtgctagtgtgtgtgtgtgtgtttgtgttttacttttaataAATGGCATGTtagaatattttgttttcaataTTTTGTTATTTGATGGAAAATGTTCTCAGATGTGTTTTATAGAATGGATTGGTTGTTGTTTTGCAGGCAGCAACTTAgcacaaaaaccaaaaatcaAAGATATGAAGGAGGAAATAGCAGAAAAGGTGAGTCATactcattttttgtttttttgtttttttgcactgTGTATGCTGTAGCTGTCAGTTTTAATCATTTGATAAAACAACAATTCCTTGCCACTTTGTTCATAAGTCAAATGTCTCGGCGTGTGAAATGAATGGCCCAAATGATTGTTCAATTTCTTATCTTGTGACATGAATAAGAATTGCTTATTTTTGTTGTGAAATGATTAAGACCTGCTTTTTGTTGTAAAATGAATTACAGTTGATATCTGTGGAATATTTTCAGGATTGGATAACTAAATTCATTGATACAGGTCAAGTTTGAGGCAGTAAGAAGGAAATCATCAGTTTTTTTAACATTATTTTGTGAAGTTAGAGCtgcaaatattttgtttttgaattgattcaTTTTGAATATATTATATAACAAAAGGTGAGTTGTATGAGCATTTGCATTTCTTCTTGGCTGTAAAATAAATGAGTCACTTCCTCGCTGTAAAAAGAATAAGGGTAGCTGCATAGTTGCAATGAGTGTGTTAACATGGACGCTGTTTATGCTGCAGATGGCCCTGTACGATGAGCTGCGGCGAGGGTTTGAGGGGGACTGTGAGAGACACCTGGGGTTGTCCGAGCAGTACCGGCCGTCACACATCCAGACCAACCTCAAGGTGGCCATCCTGCAGGCAGAGGAGGAGTCCGAGCACATCATGGAGGACTTTCTCAACAGTATGTTgcttctgtgtgtatgtgtgtgtgtgtgtggggggggtgcatttgtgagagtgagtgtgtttgcttctgtgtgtgtgtgggggggggggggtatttgtgagagtgtgtgtgttgtgggtgtgtttgtatgtgtgtgtgtatgtgtatgttttcaTGCAGAGAAGAATCCCAAGAATATTATGAAGGAATGTTTGTGCCTTTTTCTGTTCGTATTctctgtgtgcatgcgtgtgtgtgtgtgtgttcatgaaaacttgtgttagagggtctgtctgtctgtctgtctgtctgtctgtctgtctgtctgtctgtctatgtgcctACTGATTGTTTGACGTGCACAGGATTTGATAttgtctgtatttttgttttgtaacaCAGAAAAACTGGACATGGAGGATTTCATTCAACAGTTCCTGGAGAAAAGAAAGGTGAGAACCACACTAGAACTAAACAAAAACGATTTGTGTATGTTGTGCAGACTATATGGGAAAGTTGGTTGTCTCACTCGAAATGTTCTGATTGAAAGCTAGGGTTAACATGCGTGTTACGGTCGTCTGGCATTAAGTCAGTGTGGTGATGTAGCTCTGTGTATTGTGTGTTACGGTCGTCTGGCATTAAGTCAGTGTGGTGATGTAGctctgtgttttgtgtgttacaGTTGTGTCACATGCGCAAGGCCAAGGAAGAGAAGCTGTCTCACATCATCATGTCTCAGGGGGACCAGTACTGATCTCCGCCAACCTCAAATCCATTGCCCGAACCGCAGCATCCTGGCCACTGGATCGTGTTTACTGGACTCATCACCTCTTGGGGAAACATCATTTGTACAGGATGCTATATGAAATCAGCAGGATCCATTGAACAAGCTGCTACATTTCTACACAATGCTATATGAGGCTGtggtgtgtattgctgtgttaCCTCCATGGGATTCTACATCAAGTCTGCAGGATGCAGTGTGTTGGAGAGTTATATTTTCTGCAGGATGGTTCATCAATGTAAAGGATTGTGTTCCAGTTGTTACAACAGGTCCTCGGGTTGGTTGCTCTTGTCTGCAGTATGTATCCTGGTAGATGCAGTGACTTGTTTATAGGATACTGCATCAAGTCTACAGGATCTACTGTTCTGTTTTCTACACTGGGTCCACGGGATGCTATCTCCAGTGTTCAAGATGTACTGCTAGTTGCTGCAGCATGACTGCAGGATGCAGTGTAGTACTGTACTCATGAGAGTGTTGTGTGAAGTGTAATCAAgcataaaaacaaaagaaacacacacatacgtacattacaaaGTTAAAACCAAACGCTTCATTCTGGAGATTTGTCTAAAGACTAAACCATAAAGCTGGCCCTATTCGGCCATCGTGGAATGCGTAAGATGTGTGGACTACCAGTTGTTGAGCTCTGTAGCATTGCACTGCATAATCTAGTCATGAAACAGAAATAGCATCAAATGTTTTGCTGTTGAGAAAAGGTATACCGTAAGTAACAACAACAGAGGTCGTTGTTGTGATAGACGTCAGCCTGTGTCATGTAGCATTGCAGGGTTGTATGTCATGTACTGTTGTGTGGAGTGACACTTCTGCTGTGACAaaagacgttttccggaaataactgtcaggattttcaagcGACGTGGCAGAGTTAGGCATAATTTTGATAGAAAAAGGTATTATATTGAacacacactgcataacatatgTACATCAACGTTAGTTGTTCGCCGCGATGACGAGTCTTAGCTGGTCAGCAGCGTGTTGCCGCTTCGACATGCTTGCCTTGCTGTTTTGGGGCATAACTCTGCCACAACACTTAAAAATcttgacagttatttccgaacatcattGATTTGCTTTGTCAGTGAAGTCTCAAAATGAATATGTATGGGTCCGAATTTTCAtaagggtaacctcacaggactatatataaTCTAATCATTATCCTTTTTCTTATGTTATGCATGAACCGGACATGAAAGTGGGAAGTACTGTAATTGTGAGTGTATGGTATGCCATGTGAAACGTGACTGTGTGGTGCGGCGTAAAAACTGCCTGTCAAGGGCTGTGCTGTCTGTTGCAttgttgtgtggtgtggtgcAGGAACtgcctgtgttgtgtgtggtatagTGTGTGAACtgcctgtgttgtgtgtggtatagTGTGTGAACtgcctgtgttgtgtgtggtatagTGTGTGAACtgcctgtgttgtgtgtggtatagTGTGTGAACtgcctgtgttgtgtgtggtatagTGTGTGAACtgcctgtgttgtgtgtggtatagTGTGTGAACtgcctgtgttgtgtgtggtatagTGTGTGAACtgcctgtgttgtgtgtggtatagTGTATGAACTGCCTGTGTTGTTTGTGGTATAGTGTGTGAACTGCCTGTGTTGTGTGTCGTATTGTGTGTGAACTGCCTGTGTTGTGTCGATTGCCTTGTGGTGTCTTACGTGTCATGTACGGTGCTGTCTATTGCCTTGTGTGGCAAGTGTGTGAtgtggtagctcagttggtggaGTGCTCGATTATTGATCTTTATGTGAttatcacacgggttcacaggtcagttttatgtgcagacttagAGACTGTATCTACGTCCCACCCCCTTGTCAACTCTGTGGCATGAAAAATAGCTTCATTCTGCCCCAAAAATGAGATGTCTGATTacaatacacatacatacacctgtgtagcacgactcttgttgctgctagcatACTGTTGGGAAGGAGCAACCCAACATTGTCCAGCAATGGAATACAGTgacccccccttgtaagaccccccaagttaagaccttacttttccAGAGGTTCTGTTcgtagcctctgtaaatttatctccattttaagactcctcccattttaagactcctcccattttaagactcctcccattttaagactcctcccattttaagatctagttttctcacatttttgggtcttaaaaggggggttccactgtaataatgTAATGGAAATGAAATGGTGTATGAACTGCCTGTGAAGCCGTGGTGTGCTGAgctgtgtgttgtcttgtttgCTGTTTCTTACCACTGCCTTGTCCTGTTGACATGCCTGTGTTTCCTGGGCTTGCCTTTCTTGTTCATGTTTTCTGGAGTTTTCTTTCTTGATGACCAAGCTGTGTGAGTTGTGGTCTAGTTACTGTCATCACAAGTTACAGTTCAGTGCTTACTGCTTGTTACTAATCCAGAGCAGTTTCTGTTCTTCAAAGTGACAACAAAATTAAACGAGAAAAGAAAAGCCATGTTATCAAAATTTGTAAGGAGTAAGATTTATCTCGAGTTCTTCAACAATCAAGAGATGATGATGCAGGCACACGTTGATTATTGTATAATTTGTCCACTGTACTCAACATTCCACAATTTACATCTTTACTGATTCCTACAGGCCAAGAAAGATGTCCTGCTTGTAGTTGTGAGTGCCAGTAATGATGCATTTTTGTTTACATAAAGTATTTCTAGTTGGTGAAGGGTGTTGGGATATGCGCACCTACAGCACATGAAGAGATAACTATAGAGTTCATTTTGGTCGTAAGAGGGacgggcgtggtggtaagacatcggcctcctaatcgggaggttgtgagttcgaatcccggtcgcttccgcctggtgggttaagagtggagatttttccgatctcccaggtcaacttatgtgcagacctgctagtgacttaacccccttcgtgtgtacacgcaagcacacgaccaagtgcgcacagaaaagatgctgtaacccatgtcagagttcggtaggttatagaaacacgaatatacccagcatgcctcccccgaaatcggcgtatgctgcctgaatggcggggtaaaaaacggtcatacacgtaaaaatccactcgtgctaaaaacatgggtgaacgtgggagtctaagcccatgaacgaagaagaagaagaaggtcgtAAGAGGAAGGGGTGGGTTGTACATAAGGCTGTCGTTGTTGGTTTTTAATGAGCTATGTAACATTTAAAACCAgctctaaatttacgttcagtGTGAGCGTTAGATTTGTTACACACTGGTCAGTGgtacatgtgtatatatatgtgccCAATGTTTCCTAGCATCAGTTACCTGACAAGATGGGTTTTGCTTTTCGTTTTGCTTTGTTTGAACGTGGGTTTTTTGTGAAAAGCAAGTCAAGCATGCTTTTTCATGGATTGTTATTTCTCTTTTTAATTTGTAGTCTAGTCAAAGAGTGTGAAACTGTGCCACGATGGTCTGCCCtccattttattttttctgttctGCGGTTACTTCAGTGATTTACCCTGTTATTTATGATCTGTGTGTTGTCTTTGTACACCACAAAGTAAGAGTTGTGAATCTTTGAGATGGTCTTTCATGTTTGAGTGTACAATGCAGGTTGTTAATGAGGATCTGGGCATTTAGTCaaataatttattcaatagcaGTGAGAATCTGAACAGTATTCGTTCAAAACAGCGCAAGATACCACAGACTCGATGACAAGagcaacacaaaaataaaaacaaaatcaacctTCATTTGTTTATATTGTGAGTGGTGCATATATGTGTAGATGTTAAGTTTACGTGtgaaatacatatatatatatatatgtggtgCAGAACCAGATgtggcttttttatttttttatcttgATACGCTGTTTTTTGCTGCTTGTTAAATGTTAAAGTTATCTCCAAGCGAGCTTTTTCTTTATTGATTTCTTCTTAATGTTCACGTGGAGTTCGTTTTAAGAAAGTCTTGTCTTGAAGAGCAGTATGAAGATTGCATGTTATGTGTAGTGGCTGTTGCAAGTTTGACAATTTTCCGTCTGCCTTTAACTTCAGCTTATTGGTTAGATAGTAGGCTTTTATGGCGACAATCACGCAAGATCTGCACAGATCTTGTGTCACTTTTTCTGAAAGCTAGTGAAAGTGCACTGTTGACTTGGTGAAATCATGGTAGAAGGCACTCAGTTTATGCCAGATTGGTTGTTGTATGCATATGGAATGTAATGGGGTTtacatttttgtgtgacatgCAGACGGCTATCTCATTGGCTATTACACTTTTAGTCAGGAACAGTTCAGTATTCTTTTATCTGTATCGTTTTCTTCTGTATCAGTATGTCTTACGTTCTGTACACACAGAGTGGACGTGAAAATTACTGTGAGTTTTATGAATGGTGTTGTGATGACCTGATCTGTGTGGCAGACTTATACTTACCTGTCTGTAGTACAGTTACCGACATGCACAGGTGCCAATTAAAGATCTTGAAATGAAGCATAACAGATGACTTTTGTTttgcatgtgtgttttttttttacagaagaGAGACCACTGTCCTGGTCTTTCTGATACTGTAGCTAGTGTtactagtacagtggaacccctttcaaGGCCCCCCAATTCACCTGTGTAAAtttatccccattttaagacctgaatttgtGATTTCTGGTGGTACCCCAGCTATGTTGagcaagtgtttttttttagctgagaccagctgtgctgcagcaagtcactcagaattgttgtaactgtgtagtaactgtgtatcaacacgctgaaatgcaggcgttagatggacgttacaggaagcgactgaagctaacagtctgagcggatatattcgtacctggtcagatagagccatatgagagtgggtacggatatattcgtacctgggagacaatgagttgaAGGAGAGGTTCCACTGACACTGTACTGGCACAATAGTTTCATCGTTCAACCGATACTGAAGCACAAACTAGACAGAACACCAGACCAAAGTGTTGTTTTCATGTTGGTATATTTTGCTATTCAGCACACCAAACAGTAACAGCCACAAATCATGATGCATAGTGAGCAAACCAGTCCAACACTCAAAGAATAAATTATGTGACCAACACCAGGTGTCAGCACTGTCTGTAATATTAATAAGTAATGCATTTgtaaataaaacatacatactgCATTGTAAATAAGCCAACCACATATACTGCTTTATCAAAAGAATAAATCACACAAACTTTTTTCAGCAGGTTCCACCACAACACAGTACATAAGGAAAACAAATCCCGTCCACCAAAAAGCATCTCACAGCAAATTCTGCTTGTAGATTTctatttctaaaaaaaagaaagaaaaaaaagtctgaatACAAGAAAATGATACAACTGGGACTCGTTAGTCTCCATCACAGTATCCTGTGTTGCTACCAACACATTACACTGTGAGTGGATACCAACACGTTGAACAAGTGCTGTAGATTCACAATTTACATTACAATATGCTTACACCCTTTGACCAAAGACAAACAACATGTAAAATCAACTGATTTGGTAGCAGCCTGTAGCCTGAAATTCACCGTGAGACTAGCTATGGCATAGTAAATGAGCATAATGAGCTACCACTTACACATTTCTTGCAGCAGTAGAACACCACAAAATACACTGAAAAAAATACACACTAAATGTTAAATGCTTGTTTTCATTACCCTTCACTGCTAAGACACAGCTATTGACCTATTGTGAGCAAAGTCGTGTTTGCTGCCTCATATCCCTCTCTAtctgggttattctccagatcTGTGTACCAGGggaaaccatgttacgaagttgacatTTCTTTACTTACCAGACATGTTAACCATACAAGTTGACTTCAATAATAAATACTGGTTCCATATttatccttggcctgcagaaaaataattagaaatacttgcacattttgtttgtctacgtTCAGTTAATTAAAATGGTTTCAAAGTATGTCAACTTTGTAACATAGAAACCAAAagttgtgacatggatttgaacactAACAATTGAAACAAAAGAAGATAtactatgtttttgttgttgcatgtctgtatcatctaacttaaaaaagaaaagagaatacattctagttgccatttaatatacgttataatcattaaggactgaaaatgcatgtcacaaaatggtgcCCAGCTCTGGTGAACAACCCATCCACCAATTGTTCCTCTTTCCTTCTTGTTGGCACACAGgcatgtctttctttctttatttggtgtttaacgtcgttttcaaccacgaaggttatatcgcgacgggggaaggggggagatgggatagagccacttgtcaattgtttcttgttcacaaaagcactaatcaaaaatttgctccaggggcttgcaacgtagtacaatatatta is part of the Littorina saxatilis isolate snail1 linkage group LG6, US_GU_Lsax_2.0, whole genome shotgun sequence genome and encodes:
- the LOC138969388 gene encoding vacuolar protein sorting-associated protein 37A-like translates to MHKLFGGNKAKGPSATNLQIQKTKQIESLRKVSAIEILRDVEYRVVTRVGSTNITLVIALTAQFPQERPIITVSPAVTHPWVDPAPQMRVTGCPSINNFSMHSDLGQAVQSILDEFKKNPPVPLMPFAAAPSYPLGPPPGYSPPSYVNPGSELYPFGLSNAPPVPPRQQSASLPNGSAEGALDNGFPDFTMPNVMKSFPQLKEKKLMELQELIENEDQLLEMVQGLPELKSFAEKREALSEKCVFLARSNLAQKPKIKDMKEEIAEKMALYDELRRGFEGDCERHLGLSEQYRPSHIQTNLKVAILQAEEESEHIMEDFLNKKLDMEDFIQQFLEKRKLCHMRKAKEEKLSHIIMSQGDQY